The window AATTGGCTCTGCTGGTTATTTACAGACCGCTATTGGCTTTAAGGATATTAAGTTGGGCGAGGATATTAACAAATTAAACTATGCGAGAAGTTACCTTGATGACGACAGCAGGTTTGATGCTGACAGTTGTTTAAAACTGGCAGTAAGCGATTCCAGCGCGTTAAAATTTACCAATGATTTGAACTTAAGTATGATAGGTGTGCGTACTTATAAAAATAAGATTGTAAACATATACCTATTCTTTCCTAAAAAAGACGGCTCGAAAATGCTGAGTACTTTTATAGCTACCTATGGCGGTTATTTCACCAAACCAGACGAGGATACAAATATTTATACCTGGGATTCTAAAAAGGTAAGCTTATCTTTAATGTATCAGGCCGACGTAGAATATGGCGTGGCGATATTCACGTACAAATCGCTGGCGGAATATATAGTTGAAGTAAAGGAACTGGCTGCGATGAAAAACCGGGCCCAAAACAATAAAGCACCGAAACCAACTGCTATCCTCAAAAACGCACTGGCCTCAAACAATACCAATAATTAAGACCGGTATAGTTAAATGGGTTTTTAATATTTCAAAAAATGATTGCAGCGTGTCTTACGATTGGAGTTTTTGTGGTTACCTATTTGGGTACACAACTACAATTACTTGCTTCAGTTTATAACTAAAATTTTAAAGTCGTCCATTAATCCATAGTTATACAGGTCATACGAATTGCCTGGCGGTTGAGATTTAATATTATACCATTTTCCCGGGTCTACTAATCCAGGAACAGGTTTGTTGTAAAAGGGCCCTAACACATTTTTCAAGCTGCCTATTACCTCAACTTCCACTGTGTTATTTCCTTTTTTTAATAATCGGGTTATTGACAGGTTATTGGGTTCTGAAGTAATGATACCGGCAAATACCTGATTAACCTTTACCGAAGCAACGGTCCCCTGCCATTTGCCCAGCTGAACGGTATACTGTTTACTTAAACTTTGTATGTAAAATGTTTTGCTGTAAGTAATACTTTGTCCATACAATGGCAATCCTTGCTTTGCCCAACTGCCTAATCCAATTGGCACTGGCGGACTGATTACCCAACCTTTATCAGCGGCTATTAAGTTAAAATCGCCACGGATGTAAACAGGTTCAATTTCGGCATATATACTCATAGGGGATATGCTTACCGCTATTTGATTATCTCCTGGTTTCAAATAAGGCCCGATCTTATAAACACCAAATGAACGATCAAGCCACCACTGCCCGGGTACATTTTTTACCACAATTCCGTTAATTTTTACATTACTCCACAAGTGGGGCTGTTCAATTACAGCGCTGAAATGCTTACAATTAACTCCTTCTTTAATTGTGAAATGATAAGTTGCTGTATATCCTGTACCTTTTGAGAAGGTATCACGTTTTACAATGGCATTTTTAAACTGAGTGCGGTTATTCCATGGGTTTCCTACACCATCGGTAAAACCATAATGTTTAAATACTTTGTTCGAAGCCATACCAACATGCAAGTTCTTATAAGATGAATCCGGCTGATGGATATCTAAATCGCAAAAATCTACAGTGAGCGTATTATTATCAGGCCGTTGCACATAAGCAGGTTTAGTTTTCACAACTATTATTGGTTTAGCAGGCGCCTCTTTTTGATAACCCTGTAATTGATGGTTTGAGATAAAAAGCATCATACTGCCAGCGGGTGGCACATTGAATTTAATCGACATATACCCATTTTGCTGCTTAAAATCATATTTACTGATCTTGCCCGTAAATAGGTCCATCCGTACTACATCTTTACCCGCTAAGGCAACCTCTCCTATAGCTGCTTCTTCCATACTGGCATTAGACAGGAACAGGAGTTGACCATCTGTAAGCTGCCTACGCTGGTGATAGATATTCCCGCCTATAGCTTTACCATCCAACCCTGTAATATGGAACTTGTTATTTTCAAAAAGTGACTGTAAAGTTGAAGTGTTATACCTTGTTTGTATATTATTTAATTGCGGTATGTTTAATAACTGCGCACTGGCAGCCCCATCAATCAGTTGCAATTTTTCAAAAGCAACAACTTTGCCCCCCGCCGCCATATATTGTTTTAACAGGCGATAGGTTTCGCTGTCTATATTCTCCATCCCTGGGGGTATAACCACACATTTATATGCCCGTTCGCCTACTACAAATTGGTTGCCCTTAACACTACCGTGATCTTTTATTATATTTTCAGACCCAAGATCGTATTCCAGGTGCGCTTTTTGCATACTGGTAACAAAATCATTAAACACTTTGGTGATCTCAAAAAACCTTTTATTCTCTTTCCCATTATAATAATACATCCAGGCCGAAGTGGTTGGTTCTAAAATCAGGATATCATTATTTTGCCGGCCTTTTGATAGCAGTAACGATAACCGCGAAAAATAATGGTTAAGCGATTTGTAATAAGGCCACCAGGGCTCGTGATAAGAAAAGCTTTGCGGGTAATCGTATTTGCGTGCACCCGTAATAGTCATAAAAGATAAATGCTGGTTCAAAAAATTTACGCCTAACACAAATTCCCAATCAGCCAAACGTTTCATGTCCTTAAAGGTCAATTCCCAGCCACCGCCGCCATAGGTTTCTGATAGCGCCCGTTTTTTGCCAAGCTGATTGGCTACACTACCTAATTCGCGCACGGCCCTGATATTGCCAAATTGCACCGGTTTTTCCTCGTTAAATTGATTAAACAGCATATCAATACCCGGCATTTGCTCCCAGGCATACATAGCCATATTATCAGGGCCATGGTACGGGCTTGGCCAGCCGTGTTCCCAATAATGTCCCGTCCAGACAAGTTTATGCTCAGCCATGTAAGCGGATACCGGTTTCGACCATCTATCTATAAACAGTTGCAATAATACCTGGTAGTAATTGTGCCTTACTTTTTTCCAATCCCCTACTTCCTGAAACAGGGAGGGCAACTGTTCCTTAAGATCGTACCCCCACTTTTTATAAAAGCGGTCAAACAAATCGGGCGTCCAACGTATACAGTTCTTTCCTTCATTAATAATGGTAGGCTCATCCGAGAAAACCCCTTTCACCGTTTTTCCAAACTCCTTTCCCACCACTTTTTCATAACCTTTATATGTAATATCAATAAACTTTTCGGTTACCCCTTTCGCCATCAGGTCAACATACGATACCCCTATTGGGCCAGCAACCGAACCTCTGTTTGATCTTTGATAATTTACCTTTCTGAATATGCGGTAACGCCCAACTTTCCCTTTTTCATCGGCCAGCTTGCTTGTAACATCTTTAAAAGTGCCACCCTGTTCTTTAAGGCAAACAAATACAGATGAGATATCGGCCGGTATTTCGGTCACCTCATCCATGTAAAGCATTTGTCCCTGATTATAAGCTTCGGGCATTTGTTCGACTAATAACCCGCCAGCAAAGCCTGTTGGGTACGAATTTTCGTCGTATATCCAGATATTTAAGCCAAGCTTTTTACCTTTTAACATCGCATAGTTAAACAGGTCAAACCAATCCTTAGATAAATATTCGGTTATTAAGCCGGGACGTGCATGGATAATAACCCCGCCAAAATCATTATGCTTATAATCATCAAGCATAGCATCTATCAGGCCCTTGGTTACTTTCGTATTCCATACCCAAAACGGAACGCTGCCATAATCCTTCCCCGGTTGATGAAACTGGCCACGGATCTCATTAAAGCTGTCGCCTTTTATATGTGAATACGGTTGACAAAAACCGGCTATTCCACACCATAAATTCACAATAATACTAATAACTAACGCCCAATATTTTACTTGTTTACACATAGTAGCTTCTATTTATCTATTTCATTACTTTACCCCATCCACAGCTTTGGTGTTATCCAATACTGTACGTGTTACAACGCTTCGCCGACCAGCTGGAGTTATTACAATAGTTTTCAATATAATTTTTTTGCCTGTAGGAATATGAATTGTAACCGGTCCTTTATATTCAATATCCGCATCGCCAGGGATATTATTATTAAAGGTGAAAAATATTTTTGCACCCGGTATAGGTGAAGTTACATTTAACTGGTAATTATTGGTTACTATAACGGTATCGGTATAGTTAAATACGGTAGGTACCCTATAATTAATTCCTGTTTTATCAAACCGCTCTAAATGTATAGGCAACGCATTTGCAACAAACCGCTGATACGATTTATTAGACTGTTTTGCCCACCCCGTCTCAGCCAATGCCAACAGACGCGGTAGCAGCATATATTGCAACTTAGCTACAGATGGGATATGCTCTGTCCATACGCAGGCCTCCACACCTAAAATATGTGTCCTGTCTGCGGTCGTCAAATCGGTATAATCGGGGTTATAATTATATGCTTTCCACAGTGGCGAGTAGCCCCCATGACTAGATGGTTCCATATCTGATGCACTTTGCGCATAATCGAAATACAAGCCATTGTTGCCGGGTGCCAGTATAATATCCTGTTTCCTTTTCACTTGTTCAATAGCCCCCTTTTCCCCGAAACGGTTCATTACGGCTACGTTTTCATTTCCCCCGCCGTTCATTATTTCATCCCAACCAATTAACTTTTTATGTTTCGATTGGATGATCGTGTTCAGACGCGAAATAAAATAGCTTTGCAACTCGTGCGTGGTTTTAATACCCATCTTTTTCATAAATGCCTGTACACCCGCGTCTTTCTCCCAAAAGCCTTTAAAGCACTCATCCCCGCCAATATGGATGTATTCGTATGGAAACAAAGCAGCTACTTCGCCAAATACCTTGTCTAAAAACTGATAGACCCTTTCATCTGTTGGGTTAAGGGTATTATCAATGTACATTTCATAAGTACCGTTAGGGAACCATTTGGCAAAGCTGCTGCCAGGGCTTACCTTAATGCTGGTGTCCCTGGTAACGCATAGTTCGGGATAAGATGCAATTGCCGCCATAGAGTGCCCGGGTACATCAATTTCGGGCATTACTTCAATATGCCGTTCGCCGGCATAGCGGATAATTTCCCTCACTTCCTGTTGTGTATAAAAGCCTCCATCGGTAGCTTTTTCTCCGGGTTGGGGTGGTATAGTATTACTACTAAAGCCCGTGATACGGGGTACACGCCAGGCACCAATTTGGGTGAGCTTAGGATAGCTTTTTATTTCCAGCCGCCAGCCCTGGTCGTCCGTTAAGTGCCAGTGAAAACGGTTGAGTTTATAATACGCCATTAAATCCAACAAATCCTTTATTTCTGAAATAGTGAAAAAATGCCGGGAAACATCTAACATTAATCCCCGGTAAGCAAAGCGCGGAGAATCTTCAATGGTGAGGCATGGCAAAGCAGCTATTCCTTTAACATTATTCGGGAACAGCTGTATAAGCGTTTGCAGGCCATAAAATAAACCGGCGCCATTTGCGGTAAGTGTAATGCCCGATGGTGCTATGTGCAAGCGATATCCTTCGGCCGGGAGATGCGTTGCCCCCCTGGTATTAATGGCAACTGTATTATGCGTTGCTTTCTGTAGCCGGGCAATTACTTTAGTTTTAAATTTCCAGTTGTTCAGCAAAAAATCTGAAAGAAACTTTACGGCTCTTTGTCCGCCAGCATCAGTTTGGATAATGGTTTTTGTGTTGAAAACAAAGCTGCCTGCTTCCATTTTTACAGTAGCAGGGGCAGGTATAATTGCCTGAAGGTTGCTTTGGGCAGAACAGCAGACTGTTATAAAACAAAAACTTACCTGAACTAATAATTTAAAAAAATGTTGAACATACATTTTAAGGCGTATGCTGTTCATTAGTTTATTATTGATAACTATCATTCACCAATTTCAGTTTATAAAAGCAGGCCCCATTTACAATACGTGCACCTTGCCATTGGCCGTTAGCAGCATAAAAATCTATCGTACTTGTACTCCAGTCATTTAAAGTACAGCCTATTGCTGGCCGGGGATTTTTATTGGCATCAGGCCGCACCAGTACAATTTGCCCGCTGGGCTGGTTAATAATCCCTTTTACAAACGTTAACCCGTTTGTAGGGGCGGTTGAGAAAGATTTGGTTGTTTTATTAAAAACATACTCACCTCCGTTGCTGGTTACCCATAATAAATTTTTGTTGCCATAATAAGCCCCAATCTCGTGCCCCCAGGCTGTTGGCAATGTTTTTCTGTAGGTAATAACTTCGGTAAGCTCGGGCTTAGCATCTGTACCGGCAATGGCTAATGCGGTTAAAATATGTGCGTTGGTTGAAGGGTCCTGTCCCGTAACCCATAGCACGCTTAAATCCGGGTCCCATAATACTGCATGTGCCGCAAGCAGCGTATATTCGGCATAGGTATTATTATCCGGCCCTTGCGATGATGCGTACACCCTTATCCAATTACCATCCGATGCTGCCAGTGCAATATTGCCATTAGGCAGCAGTTCGGCCGAATGTAAATTGCCCGATATTATTTTTGACCATTTACGTACCCCTGACGGGTATTCAATAATTGCGGCAAAGCTATTGTCGCTGATAGCTGCATAGTCGGCGTTTTGCCAAATGGGCATCTTTCGTGGTTTAAAATCGGTCCCACCACCAAACTTACTGTTTTCATCGGCGCTAAAACCAAGGTTTACCGTTGGGCCCCAACTCCATTTCTTAGCGTCACTTAAATTCCAATCGGTACTCACCGGGTCGTATATCTCAATTTTTTTACTGGTATTGTTGGTTAAAGCTACCAAAAGCCCGGTATACGACACCGGGGCTGCGGGAGTATTACCGGTGTTGGCAGAATCGGTGGGTGAATCACCACCCACCGGTTTTTTACTACAAGCGATATTGAGGTTAATTAAACATATCAATAGCGCAAAACATATCTTTTTCATTAACAATTTTTTAGTTTATTGATAATCAGGATCAAACACCCTGATCTTATAGAATTTAGCGCCTGGCACTATGCGGGTGGCAGCAGGGTTATAAAAATTAACGGTATCATTTTGCCAGCTCGATTCGCCCGTACCGCCAGCATTTTGCGGCCGTATTTCAACAATCTGCCCTGATGGTTGGTTACCTATACCTTTTACAAAATTGCGGTTAGCGGCGCCACTTACTGGTGTAAAGGTTTTGGTAGTTTTATCAAAAATATATACTCCTTTGCTATTATCGGTATTATCAACCTGTACTGCTACCCATAGTTTATTATTATCATAGTAGTAAGGCGAAATTTCGTGGCCGTATTTACCGGGCAGCACTGCGCGGTAATTCGTATCTTCCGTCAACACCGGATTAGCCGCTGTACCAGTAACTTGCAATGCAGTTATTACTTGATTTAGCGCGTCCCAATAATTAGCGCTATGAATAGGTAACCATCCAATTACCCATAATCGGTTGATGGAAGGGTCCCATAAAACGGCATGCGCCGAGCCAAGGGAAAATTCAGCATAATGATCATGGTTTGGTACAGGTTGCGACGATGAGTAAACGCGCACCCAATTGCGCCCGGCGGATGCCAATGCAATATTTCCATTTGGCAATAATTCTACCGAGTGTATTTCAACCTGCGGGTCGGCAGTACTAAAACCCATGGTCCATATTTTATTACCAGATGGATAAGCGGCGATTGTTGCTAAACGCCCACCCGCTGTTGCTATGGCCTGACTGGTGCCTGTAAAGGCATTTACATTTCTTAGCTTAACATCGGTAGGGCCACCCCATAATGGGATTTCGGCAGTTGAACTGTAACCAAGTGCAGTTGTTGGAGTAAAAGACCACTTTAACGCTGGGGCCGTGTTCCAATAATATACCGCCGGGTCATACACCTCAACTGCGTTATTAGCTTGGTTAACCGCACCTATCCAACAACCACAGGTTGTGGATTCGATTGAAAGGTTAGGTGACTTCACCTGCTGACCCGATCCGGAGTCTGCAATTTTATGCTCCTTTTTACAACCTGTCACAACTACTATTAGCACTGCTAAAATTCCGATCAGTCCCGCGTTTTTTTTCACCGCAGGACGATTAAGTGATTTTTCAATTTTCATAATTTATAGCTTATAGGTTAATAATTTCAGATTTAGAAAAGCAGGGGGTTATAAGCATAACCCACCTGCCAACCAATTATCTCTTTAAACCAATTGAAAAGAGATAGTTAGTTTACCTGCCTGATGGCTGTTTGATCTTAATATCCAGGGTTTTGCGTTAACTGATCGTTGAGCAATATTTCCGCGTTTGGTATAGGGAAAAGAAGCCTGTTCTGCGTAATGTTATAGGAGCCGCTTTGCAGATAACTATACTGGGCCTTTTGTTTTACACCAAAGGCAGTCATTACCGGTATGGCATTTCCGGTACGCACCAGATCGAGCCAGCGTTTATTTTCAAAAGCCAGTTCTA of the Mucilaginibacter boryungensis genome contains:
- a CDS encoding DUF6528 family protein yields the protein MKKICFALLICLINLNIACSKKPVGGDSPTDSANTGNTPAAPVSYTGLLVALTNNTSKKIEIYDPVSTDWNLSDAKKWSWGPTVNLGFSADENSKFGGGTDFKPRKMPIWQNADYAAISDNSFAAIIEYPSGVRKWSKIISGNLHSAELLPNGNIALAASDGNWIRVYASSQGPDNNTYAEYTLLAAHAVLWDPDLSVLWVTGQDPSTNAHILTALAIAGTDAKPELTEVITYRKTLPTAWGHEIGAYYGNKNLLWVTSNGGEYVFNKTTKSFSTAPTNGLTFVKGIINQPSGQIVLVRPDANKNPRPAIGCTLNDWSTSTIDFYAANGQWQGARIVNGACFYKLKLVNDSYQ
- a CDS encoding DUF6528 family protein, producing the protein MKIEKSLNRPAVKKNAGLIGILAVLIVVVTGCKKEHKIADSGSGQQVKSPNLSIESTTCGCWIGAVNQANNAVEVYDPAVYYWNTAPALKWSFTPTTALGYSSTAEIPLWGGPTDVKLRNVNAFTGTSQAIATAGGRLATIAAYPSGNKIWTMGFSTADPQVEIHSVELLPNGNIALASAGRNWVRVYSSSQPVPNHDHYAEFSLGSAHAVLWDPSINRLWVIGWLPIHSANYWDALNQVITALQVTGTAANPVLTEDTNYRAVLPGKYGHEISPYYYDNNKLWVAVQVDNTDNSKGVYIFDKTTKTFTPVSGAANRNFVKGIGNQPSGQIVEIRPQNAGGTGESSWQNDTVNFYNPAATRIVPGAKFYKIRVFDPDYQ
- a CDS encoding glycosyl hydrolase, with product MCKQVKYWALVISIIVNLWCGIAGFCQPYSHIKGDSFNEIRGQFHQPGKDYGSVPFWVWNTKVTKGLIDAMLDDYKHNDFGGVIIHARPGLITEYLSKDWFDLFNYAMLKGKKLGLNIWIYDENSYPTGFAGGLLVEQMPEAYNQGQMLYMDEVTEIPADISSVFVCLKEQGGTFKDVTSKLADEKGKVGRYRIFRKVNYQRSNRGSVAGPIGVSYVDLMAKGVTEKFIDITYKGYEKVVGKEFGKTVKGVFSDEPTIINEGKNCIRWTPDLFDRFYKKWGYDLKEQLPSLFQEVGDWKKVRHNYYQVLLQLFIDRWSKPVSAYMAEHKLVWTGHYWEHGWPSPYHGPDNMAMYAWEQMPGIDMLFNQFNEEKPVQFGNIRAVRELGSVANQLGKKRALSETYGGGGWELTFKDMKRLADWEFVLGVNFLNQHLSFMTITGARKYDYPQSFSYHEPWWPYYKSLNHYFSRLSLLLSKGRQNNDILILEPTTSAWMYYYNGKENKRFFEITKVFNDFVTSMQKAHLEYDLGSENIIKDHGSVKGNQFVVGERAYKCVVIPPGMENIDSETYRLLKQYMAAGGKVVAFEKLQLIDGAASAQLLNIPQLNNIQTRYNTSTLQSLFENNKFHITGLDGKAIGGNIYHQRRQLTDGQLLFLSNASMEEAAIGEVALAGKDVVRMDLFTGKISKYDFKQQNGYMSIKFNVPPAGSMMLFISNHQLQGYQKEAPAKPIIVVKTKPAYVQRPDNNTLTVDFCDLDIHQPDSSYKNLHVGMASNKVFKHYGFTDGVGNPWNNRTQFKNAIVKRDTFSKGTGYTATYHFTIKEGVNCKHFSAVIEQPHLWSNVKINGIVVKNVPGQWWLDRSFGVYKIGPYLKPGDNQIAVSISPMSIYAEIEPVYIRGDFNLIAADKGWVISPPVPIGLGSWAKQGLPLYGQSITYSKTFYIQSLSKQYTVQLGKWQGTVASVKVNQVFAGIITSEPNNLSITRLLKKGNNTVEVEVIGSLKNVLGPFYNKPVPGLVDPGKWYNIKSQPPGNSYDLYNYGLMDDFKILVIN
- a CDS encoding beta-N-acetylhexosaminidase, with amino-acid sequence MNSIRLKMYVQHFFKLLVQVSFCFITVCCSAQSNLQAIIPAPATVKMEAGSFVFNTKTIIQTDAGGQRAVKFLSDFLLNNWKFKTKVIARLQKATHNTVAINTRGATHLPAEGYRLHIAPSGITLTANGAGLFYGLQTLIQLFPNNVKGIAALPCLTIEDSPRFAYRGLMLDVSRHFFTISEIKDLLDLMAYYKLNRFHWHLTDDQGWRLEIKSYPKLTQIGAWRVPRITGFSSNTIPPQPGEKATDGGFYTQQEVREIIRYAGERHIEVMPEIDVPGHSMAAIASYPELCVTRDTSIKVSPGSSFAKWFPNGTYEMYIDNTLNPTDERVYQFLDKVFGEVAALFPYEYIHIGGDECFKGFWEKDAGVQAFMKKMGIKTTHELQSYFISRLNTIIQSKHKKLIGWDEIMNGGGNENVAVMNRFGEKGAIEQVKRKQDIILAPGNNGLYFDYAQSASDMEPSSHGGYSPLWKAYNYNPDYTDLTTADRTHILGVEACVWTEHIPSVAKLQYMLLPRLLALAETGWAKQSNKSYQRFVANALPIHLERFDKTGINYRVPTVFNYTDTVIVTNNYQLNVTSPIPGAKIFFTFNNNIPGDADIEYKGPVTIHIPTGKKIILKTIVITPAGRRSVVTRTVLDNTKAVDGVK